The following are encoded together in the Adhaeribacter arboris genome:
- a CDS encoding DEAD/DEAH box helicase: MSLPPFEQLKRKPAFDRKERNHEDLFFQILFDEYGAYLETVNRNLRIIAVDYRQYSGPVREVLRALETIQQKNSFVIDWEKSPDQVYLADYDFLLWQLRQCDNLVNEQGKNLRFAPGEGKIIVRLEGENSLQGQVILQHENQEFTNWQLISESYLLSGNHMYQVKPLGSNFKHLPLFQAPVPAPDLEKYLSLLFSSFPEVMVQYRDYQTLAVTEPIQPQPTLIFEKIDENNALYLRVTQVLPNFEVDFLEQYEADKIVSVNDLENTISVRQVAYQPYADLVNEVVSLVIGKTKSKKALQSFYQEDNLLVIPEPIARDFLRDQLPYLLHKYQVFGAEKLKSYKIAAVKPKLLLMLSSGIDFLEGDVSLELQGQKFSLFDVIQQYHKNRYIQLSDGTQAILNEKYIQRLERLFKKKKDKVKLSFFDLPLVEELLEEKVANEYFAQSRDVFQGFNDLKKKKVKLPAVQAQLRPYQEQGFKWLAYLHQHKLGGCLADDMGLGKTLQTITMLSTVYPAQQKSSLIVMPKSLLFNWENELRKFNPALTSYTYYATTRDLEEAIKHHLILTTYAILRNDIEKFKEQEFYYTILDESQNAKNLNSQVSKAVMLLNGQHRLALSGTPVENNLTELYALFRYLNPAMFGSADEFNRYYTLPIQQNSDKEVAAELKRKVYPFILRRLKKDVIKELPSKIEQTLFVEMSEEQKRLYEERRRYYQTFLKSQITKEGIQKSQFFILQALTELRQIASVPESKSDNLVSSAKREALLENILDAAANGHKMLVFTNFLNGVELIGQDLNQAGIDFVEMTGSTSTRTRQERVNRFQQDPQCRVFLMTLKTGGVGLNLTAADMIFIFDPWWNTAAENQAIDRAHRIGQDKTVFSYRLITKNTIEEKIRLLQEKKKELFDNIIASDSASIKSLSENDIEFMLGA, translated from the coding sequence ATGTCCCTCCCGCCGTTTGAGCAACTGAAGCGGAAACCAGCCTTCGACCGGAAAGAACGGAATCACGAAGATTTATTTTTTCAAATCTTGTTCGATGAGTACGGCGCGTACCTGGAAACAGTAAACCGGAATTTAAGAATAATTGCTGTTGATTACCGGCAATACAGCGGCCCGGTGCGGGAAGTATTGCGGGCGCTGGAAACCATTCAGCAGAAAAACAGCTTTGTAATTGACTGGGAAAAAAGCCCCGACCAAGTATACCTTGCCGATTACGATTTTTTGTTGTGGCAACTGCGCCAGTGCGATAACCTGGTAAATGAGCAAGGCAAAAATCTGCGCTTCGCTCCCGGCGAAGGCAAAATAATCGTGCGGCTAGAAGGGGAGAATTCGTTGCAAGGCCAGGTAATTCTGCAACACGAAAACCAGGAGTTCACCAATTGGCAACTCATTAGCGAGAGTTATTTATTAAGCGGGAACCACATGTACCAGGTAAAACCGCTGGGCAGTAATTTTAAGCATTTACCCTTGTTTCAAGCGCCGGTTCCGGCTCCTGATTTAGAAAAATATTTGTCCTTACTTTTTTCGTCTTTCCCGGAGGTAATGGTGCAGTACCGCGACTATCAAACTCTTGCTGTTACGGAACCAATACAACCGCAGCCCACGCTTATTTTTGAAAAAATAGACGAAAATAATGCCTTGTACCTGCGGGTAACCCAAGTGCTGCCCAATTTCGAGGTAGATTTTCTGGAGCAGTACGAAGCCGATAAAATTGTAAGCGTTAACGACCTGGAAAATACGATTAGCGTGCGGCAAGTAGCTTACCAACCTTACGCCGATTTAGTGAACGAGGTGGTAAGTTTGGTAATTGGTAAAACCAAATCTAAGAAAGCCCTACAAAGTTTTTACCAGGAAGATAACCTGCTCGTGATTCCGGAACCGATAGCCCGCGATTTTCTGCGGGACCAATTGCCGTATTTGCTGCACAAGTACCAGGTATTCGGGGCCGAAAAACTAAAATCGTACAAAATAGCAGCGGTAAAGCCCAAGTTGCTGCTCATGCTAAGTTCCGGCATTGATTTCCTGGAAGGTGATGTTTCCTTGGAATTGCAAGGACAAAAGTTTTCACTTTTTGATGTCATTCAGCAATACCACAAAAATCGCTACATCCAACTTTCCGACGGTACGCAGGCCATTCTCAACGAAAAATACATTCAGCGGCTCGAACGGCTTTTTAAGAAAAAGAAAGACAAAGTAAAGCTCTCGTTTTTTGATTTGCCCCTGGTAGAAGAACTGCTCGAAGAAAAAGTAGCCAACGAGTATTTTGCCCAATCGCGCGACGTGTTTCAGGGTTTTAACGATTTAAAAAAGAAAAAAGTAAAATTGCCCGCCGTGCAGGCGCAACTGCGGCCCTACCAGGAACAAGGCTTTAAATGGCTCGCTTACCTGCACCAGCACAAACTGGGCGGCTGCCTCGCCGATGACATGGGCTTAGGAAAAACGCTGCAAACCATTACCATGCTGTCGACGGTTTATCCGGCGCAGCAGAAGTCTTCGTTAATCGTAATGCCCAAAAGTTTATTGTTTAACTGGGAAAACGAGTTGCGTAAATTTAATCCGGCGCTTACCTCGTACACGTATTACGCTACTACCCGCGACCTGGAGGAAGCCATAAAGCACCACTTAATTTTAACCACCTACGCCATTCTGCGCAACGATATCGAGAAATTTAAAGAACAGGAATTTTATTACACCATCCTCGACGAGTCGCAGAACGCCAAAAATTTAAATTCGCAAGTTTCGAAAGCCGTGATGCTGCTCAACGGGCAACACCGGTTGGCCCTGAGCGGTACCCCCGTCGAAAATAATTTAACCGAATTATACGCCTTATTTCGCTACCTGAATCCGGCTATGTTCGGCTCCGCCGACGAGTTTAACCGTTATTATACTTTGCCCATTCAGCAAAACAGCGATAAAGAAGTAGCCGCCGAACTCAAGCGCAAAGTTTACCCGTTTATTTTGCGCCGCCTAAAAAAAGACGTGATAAAAGAACTGCCCAGTAAAATCGAACAAACCTTATTCGTGGAAATGTCGGAAGAACAGAAGCGACTTTACGAAGAACGGCGACGTTATTACCAAACTTTTCTCAAAAGCCAGATTACGAAAGAAGGCATCCAGAAATCGCAGTTTTTTATTTTACAGGCTTTAACGGAACTCCGGCAAATTGCCTCGGTGCCCGAAAGTAAAAGCGATAACCTAGTAAGCTCGGCCAAACGCGAAGCTCTTTTGGAAAACATTCTGGATGCGGCGGCTAACGGCCATAAAATGCTGGTATTTACGAATTTTTTAAACGGTGTGGAGCTGATCGGGCAGGATTTGAACCAGGCCGGCATTGATTTCGTGGAAATGACGGGCTCTACGTCTACCCGTACCCGCCAGGAAAGAGTCAATCGTTTTCAGCAAGACCCGCAGTGCCGCGTTTTTCTGATGACCTTAAAAACCGGCGGGGTGGGCCTGAACTTAACGGCCGCCGACATGATTTTCATCTTCGACCCGTGGTGGAATACTGCCGCCGAGAACCAAGCCATCGATCGCGCGCACCGCATTGGTCAGGATAAAACCGTGTTCAGCTACCGTTTAATTACCAAAAACACCATCGAAGAAAAAATTAGGCTCTTACAGGAAAAGAAAAAAGAACTTTTCGACAACATCATCGCCTCCGACAGCGCTTCTATTAAATCGCTCAGCGAAAACGACATAGAATTTATGTTGGGCGCTTGA
- a CDS encoding putative toxin-antitoxin system toxin component, PIN family: MPKKSKYRVIFELLIAGEYIFFISNDILSEYTEIIESKTNALVATNIAEMLLNLENVRKIDIYYEWKLIYNDPDDNKYVDAALSSGADFLISNDQHFKVLAQIDFPKVNLLTIEEFLQLLNQQQERKKVESK, encoded by the coding sequence ATACCTAAAAAATCGAAATACAGAGTAATCTTTGAGTTACTTATAGCTGGTGAATATATTTTTTTTATTAGCAACGACATTTTATCCGAATACACGGAAATTATAGAATCTAAAACAAATGCGCTGGTTGCTACCAATATTGCAGAAATGCTGCTAAATCTGGAAAATGTGAGAAAAATAGACATTTATTACGAATGGAAACTCATTTATAATGATCCAGATGATAATAAATACGTCGATGCAGCTTTATCAAGCGGTGCCGACTTTTTAATAAGCAATGATCAGCATTTCAAAGTGCTGGCTCAAATAGATTTCCCTAAAGTTAATTTACTTACTATTGAGGAGTTTCTGCAATTGCTAAACCAGCAACAAGAAAGAAAAAAAGTTGAAAGCAAATAA
- a CDS encoding pyridoxal phosphate-dependent aminotransferase, with protein MIEKSNRLHNVFYEIRGPVFEKAMELELQGYKITRLNIGNPAPFGFEAPDEIIHDVIINLRRAQGYTESKGLFAARKAVMHDCQRRGIAEVKIDDIYIGNGVSELILLSMQALLNNGDEILIPAPDYPLWTASVNLAGGKAVHYLCDESADWYPDLEDLESKITSRTKGLVIINPNNPTGAVYSEEVLRRLVAIAERHNLIIFSDEIYDRILYDGAVHHSVASFSDDILFLTFSGLSKNYRAAGFRAGWMIVSGAKHRAKSYIEGLTALASMRLCSNVPSQFAIQTALGGYQSINELVLPTGRLCKQRDACYEKLISIPGITCVKPKGAFYLFPKLDTQKFNIQDDMQFALDLLEDQHILIVHGTGFNWPYPDHFRVVYLPTVEELNVTLNKMAAFLKDYEGIAKIR; from the coding sequence ATGATTGAGAAGAGTAACCGGCTGCACAACGTTTTTTATGAAATTCGCGGCCCCGTTTTCGAGAAAGCAATGGAATTAGAGCTGCAAGGCTATAAAATTACCCGTTTAAACATTGGCAACCCCGCGCCGTTCGGCTTCGAGGCGCCCGACGAAATTATTCACGATGTAATTATAAATTTGCGTCGCGCCCAGGGTTATACCGAATCAAAAGGTTTGTTCGCGGCCCGCAAAGCGGTTATGCACGATTGCCAGCGCCGAGGCATTGCCGAAGTAAAAATCGACGATATTTATATTGGTAATGGGGTTAGTGAGCTTATTCTGCTTAGCATGCAAGCCTTGCTCAACAACGGCGACGAAATCTTAATTCCGGCCCCGGATTATCCGCTCTGGACGGCTTCGGTAAACCTGGCCGGCGGCAAAGCCGTGCATTACCTGTGCGACGAATCGGCGGACTGGTACCCGGATTTAGAAGATTTGGAAAGTAAAATAACATCCCGCACCAAAGGTTTGGTGATTATAAACCCGAATAACCCCACGGGAGCGGTGTACTCCGAAGAGGTGCTACGTCGCCTGGTAGCCATTGCCGAACGCCACAACCTGATTATTTTCTCCGATGAGATTTACGACCGTATTTTATACGACGGCGCTGTGCATCATTCAGTAGCGTCTTTTTCGGATGATATTTTGTTTTTAACTTTTAGCGGCTTATCTAAAAATTACCGGGCGGCCGGTTTCCGGGCGGGTTGGATGATTGTGAGCGGCGCCAAACACCGGGCAAAGTCGTACATTGAAGGTTTAACGGCCCTGGCCAGCATGCGTTTGTGCAGCAATGTACCTTCGCAGTTTGCCATTCAAACCGCTTTGGGAGGTTACCAGAGTATTAACGAGTTAGTATTACCTACCGGCCGTTTGTGCAAACAACGCGATGCCTGTTACGAGAAGTTAATTTCTATTCCGGGAATTACCTGCGTAAAACCGAAAGGCGCCTTTTATTTATTCCCGAAACTGGATACCCAGAAGTTTAACATTCAGGATGATATGCAGTTTGCTTTAGACTTACTCGAAGATCAGCACATTCTTATTGTGCACGGCACCGGCTTTAACTGGCCCTATCCGGATCATTTCCGGGTAGTGTACTTACCTACCGTAGAAGAACTAAATGTTACCTTAAATAAAATGGCTGCTTTCCTGAAAGATTACGAAGGAATAGCTAAAATTCGATGA
- a CDS encoding glycoside hydrolase family 3 protein: MSFSKNYASVYQHFHLLFLGVLLLAVSLLSSCREKEQPARKVVFKAQEVDIEDTIKYPNALITSLHRKNRWVDSVFRRLTPDERIAQLMIVEAFSNKGKEHEEDVLHLIRKYKVGGLIFFQGGPVRQAKLTNKFQKASKVPLLISMDAESGIGMRMDSAIQYPLPMLLGAINNDSLIYRMGVEIAMEFKRLGMHLNFAPVVDINNNPANPIIGYRAFGENKNDVASKSLAYMLGMQSEGIIATAKHFPGHGDTNIDSHHDLPVIPYGRDRLDSLELYPFREIIKAGVGGIMVAHMHLPKLDSTSNLPSTLSRPIVTNLLKQELKFGGLVVTDAMVMKGLTKYFKPGEAEVRALQAGNDVLERLVSVPKAIAAIKLAIRQNRLSQLDIDRRCKKILAAKYWVGLNHYQPIVIDSLYANLTSSRAYETTRRLAEGSQTLLHNKRHIIPLKRKKKVKYAVLVVGASRPTFFQKKLGEFMPVENFVLPRRSDKKARLILRRKLKKYKQVVIGLYGPNIRPSNTLLLSKDEITLVNELLDQKRCLVVLFDNAYTLTELKEIRKANGLVVSYQQLLPVQEAAAQLLAGRISANGKLPVTVNEYFQYGDGL; the protein is encoded by the coding sequence ATGTCTTTTTCTAAAAATTACGCTTCCGTTTACCAACATTTTCATTTACTGTTTTTGGGGGTGCTTTTGTTGGCCGTTTCGCTTTTGAGTTCTTGCCGCGAAAAGGAGCAGCCCGCTCGTAAAGTAGTTTTTAAAGCGCAAGAAGTAGATATAGAAGATACCATTAAATACCCGAATGCCTTAATTACGTCGTTGCACCGCAAAAACCGTTGGGTCGATTCGGTGTTCCGGCGGCTCACGCCCGATGAGCGCATTGCGCAGCTCATGATTGTGGAAGCATTTTCGAATAAAGGCAAAGAACACGAAGAAGATGTGCTGCACCTTATCCGGAAGTACAAAGTAGGCGGTTTGATTTTCTTTCAGGGCGGTCCGGTGCGACAAGCTAAACTCACCAATAAATTCCAGAAGGCCAGTAAAGTGCCCCTGTTAATTAGTATGGATGCCGAATCGGGCATTGGCATGCGCATGGACAGCGCCATTCAGTATCCCTTGCCCATGTTACTGGGCGCCATTAACAACGATAGTTTGATTTACCGCATGGGCGTGGAAATTGCGATGGAATTTAAACGGCTGGGCATGCACCTGAACTTTGCGCCGGTGGTAGATATCAATAATAACCCGGCTAATCCGATAATTGGTTACCGGGCTTTCGGCGAGAATAAAAACGACGTTGCTTCTAAAAGTCTGGCTTATATGCTGGGTATGCAAAGCGAAGGCATTATTGCGACGGCCAAGCACTTTCCGGGACACGGCGACACCAACATTGATTCGCACCACGATTTACCCGTAATACCCTATGGTCGGGACCGTTTGGACTCACTGGAACTCTATCCGTTCCGGGAAATAATAAAGGCCGGGGTGGGCGGAATTATGGTAGCGCACATGCACTTGCCCAAGCTCGATTCCACTTCAAATCTGCCATCTACTCTTTCCCGGCCTATTGTTACCAATCTACTAAAACAAGAACTTAAATTTGGCGGCTTGGTAGTGACGGATGCTATGGTAATGAAAGGCTTAACGAAGTATTTTAAACCCGGTGAGGCCGAAGTGCGGGCATTACAAGCCGGTAACGATGTGCTGGAACGATTAGTGAGTGTACCCAAAGCTATTGCCGCTATTAAATTAGCTATCCGGCAGAACCGACTATCCCAGCTCGATATTGACCGTCGGTGCAAAAAAATACTGGCAGCTAAATACTGGGTTGGCTTAAACCATTACCAGCCCATTGTAATCGACAGTTTATACGCTAATTTAACCTCTTCCCGAGCTTACGAAACAACCCGGCGCTTGGCCGAAGGTTCCCAAACCCTGTTGCATAACAAACGCCATATTATTCCCTTAAAACGCAAGAAGAAAGTAAAATATGCGGTTTTGGTGGTAGGTGCTTCGCGCCCAACTTTCTTTCAGAAAAAGCTGGGAGAATTTATGCCAGTGGAAAATTTTGTATTACCCCGCCGAAGCGATAAAAAGGCCCGGTTGATTCTACGCCGCAAGCTGAAGAAATACAAACAAGTAGTAATTGGGTTATACGGACCCAATATCCGGCCTAGTAATACGCTCCTGCTGAGTAAAGACGAAATAACGCTGGTAAACGAACTGCTGGACCAGAAGCGATGCTTGGTAGTATTATTTGATAATGCTTACACCCTTACCGAACTAAAAGAAATCCGGAAAGCAAATGGCTTAGTAGTAAGTTACCAGCAATTATTGCCGGTGCAGGAAGCGGCGGCCCAACTATTAGCTGGGCGCATTAGCGCCAATGGTAAACTGCCGGTAACGGTAAACGAATATTTTCAATACGGCGACGGCTTGTAG
- a CDS encoding cell surface protein, producing the protein MKKLSKLSFIAAFTAFSFVACQSKSTETAAENNEEVMEQENSSATDAEDANNASVEGDTKETGDNIEDQAEATSAETKAAANEVGADLKAAGQDIKQDAKEAGAELKQEAQEADGKLKEGARNAKAKIKEEAKEADAAIDNGN; encoded by the coding sequence ATGAAAAAGCTAAGCAAATTATCTTTTATCGCCGCCTTTACGGCGTTTTCGTTTGTTGCCTGCCAAAGCAAAAGCACGGAGACCGCAGCCGAAAACAATGAAGAAGTAATGGAACAGGAAAACTCAAGTGCTACTGATGCGGAAGATGCCAACAATGCTTCTGTGGAAGGTGATACCAAAGAAACTGGCGATAATATAGAAGACCAGGCCGAAGCCACCAGCGCCGAAACCAAAGCCGCCGCCAACGAAGTAGGCGCTGATTTAAAAGCAGCCGGTCAGGATATAAAGCAAGATGCGAAAGAAGCGGGTGCCGAACTAAAGCAAGAAGCCCAGGAAGCCGACGGTAAATTGAAAGAAGGAGCGCGCAATGCTAAAGCTAAAATAAAAGAAGAGGCGAAAGAAGCCGATGCCGCTATCGATAACGGAAACTAA
- a CDS encoding histidine phosphatase family protein, translating to MDQPATQHIFLIRHQRPNVSKSGFFNQKQAHQFLKNYDTSAIEQLVTKPAGLPYEHVTQVFCSNLPRAKQTARAIFGPGVTLIEDALFNEFQRQVFRVPKVKFPIKFWLYGARILWLLGLNNKGLETFGQARKRAYQAAQKLAQQATTDGKVVLVAHGFLNFFVQRALKRMGWRVVRADGGGFLGVTELVKSIKE from the coding sequence ATGGACCAACCGGCTACCCAGCATATATTTTTGATCAGGCACCAACGGCCCAATGTATCTAAAAGCGGATTTTTCAATCAGAAACAAGCGCACCAATTTTTAAAAAATTACGATACCAGCGCCATTGAGCAACTCGTAACCAAACCAGCCGGTTTGCCCTACGAACACGTTACGCAAGTATTTTGCAGCAATTTGCCGCGGGCTAAACAAACCGCCCGGGCTATTTTTGGCCCCGGGGTAACATTAATCGAAGATGCCTTATTCAACGAGTTTCAGCGCCAGGTATTTCGGGTACCAAAAGTTAAATTTCCGATAAAATTCTGGCTGTACGGCGCACGTATTTTGTGGTTGTTGGGATTAAACAACAAAGGCCTGGAAACTTTTGGCCAAGCCAGAAAACGCGCATACCAAGCGGCCCAGAAATTAGCGCAACAAGCCACAACGGACGGGAAAGTAGTGCTGGTAGCACACGGTTTTTTAAATTTTTTCGTGCAACGGGCCTTAAAAAGAATGGGTTGGCGGGTAGTGCGCGCCGATGGCGGCGGTTTTCTGGGAGTTACGGAGTTGGTGAAATCGATTAAGGAATAG
- a CDS encoding hybrid sensor histidine kinase/response regulator codes for MAKFTDKFFLQSIRRKVIAAFLIGAIAIGLAWIVTRVGFEEMLSTVNKLSTPNEKLKVVNTLFRSITQLDQLQRVQAIKNPDKPYAAFKKGSEYLVKTLDTLRNLSANNPLQVQRLDSMQTILRSRDKLFLSYLKLRKDLVHNEALSKRIHAVSNYIAKNNKPKIDTSIVITNQRYVTTTTIPTADSLVHPPVKKKQRKSFFGRLFSSRKTEPLPPAVKQVEEELKIQVDTLAVAKQDSSIWKIQKMMRRMEREQHQRTTQLLNRELALVNTNNQLHTQLLAILHVIEAEEIHLDRQNSQQATEVVRASISRMNSIMIIFFLVAAFLAYLILIDIARSHKYRKQLIAAKEEAEHLGQVKQRFLANMSHEIRTPLQAIIGFAEQVYQQPQPKREALEAIYRSAEHLLQIVNEVLDYSRITSGKFTFEQQPFNVQQLVSGVVETMRLPAEQKQLALVLESTIPSTLFVSGDAFRLRQVLYNLLGNAIKFTQRGRVTLQVSCMPVRKAIEITFAVIDTGIGIPNSELERIFYLFEQADASVVRTHGGTGLGLSIAKTLVEGQNGSIEVSSEPDEGSCFVVKLPFMPALAPVPEPALVSASNQSIKAITAGKPNGKVLVVDDDAFILRLCETILNKYGIINTCTADANAVLHQTWDSDIKLVLLDIRMPQINGLELCRELRKKLGKEVKVVALTAQALPEEREIILAEGFDGILMKPFREHELLTWIHSQNITGAASPTHSFSEPDLSMLIKITDNDEEQLRIILNQFILDTQQDLEKLNPYLIDCLPKPTREIIHRLTGRIGQVGAKELAARFRTLEAALNQQQPLEPMLPELEILQKEAKELVRKIHLKVKSLEEIMVK; via the coding sequence ATGGCCAAATTTACCGATAAATTTTTCTTGCAATCTATTCGCCGGAAGGTAATTGCGGCGTTTTTAATAGGCGCCATTGCCATTGGCCTGGCCTGGATAGTAACCCGGGTTGGCTTTGAGGAAATGCTTTCCACCGTAAACAAATTATCTACTCCCAACGAAAAATTAAAGGTAGTCAATACGCTTTTTCGCTCCATTACCCAACTCGATCAATTGCAACGGGTGCAAGCGATAAAAAACCCGGATAAACCGTACGCAGCTTTTAAAAAAGGGTCGGAATATTTAGTGAAAACATTAGATACGTTGCGGAACCTGAGCGCCAACAATCCCTTGCAGGTACAGCGACTGGACTCTATGCAAACTATTTTGCGCTCCCGCGACAAACTCTTTTTAAGTTACCTGAAATTACGGAAAGATTTAGTGCATAACGAAGCGCTTTCTAAACGCATTCACGCGGTGTCTAACTACATTGCGAAAAACAATAAACCTAAAATAGACACCAGTATCGTTATAACCAACCAGCGATACGTAACTACCACTACCATACCTACCGCAGATTCATTGGTTCATCCGCCGGTAAAGAAAAAACAAAGAAAATCATTTTTCGGGCGCTTGTTTAGTAGCCGCAAAACCGAACCTCTGCCACCCGCGGTTAAACAAGTAGAAGAAGAATTAAAAATACAAGTAGATACCTTAGCCGTAGCCAAACAAGACAGCTCCATCTGGAAAATTCAGAAAATGATGCGCCGCATGGAGCGGGAACAACACCAACGTACTACCCAACTTTTGAACCGCGAACTGGCTTTGGTAAATACAAATAACCAATTGCACACCCAATTACTAGCTATTTTGCACGTAATAGAGGCCGAAGAAATTCATTTGGATAGGCAAAACAGTCAGCAAGCCACCGAAGTAGTGCGGGCCAGTATCAGCCGGATGAACAGTATTATGATCATTTTCTTTTTAGTGGCGGCTTTTCTGGCTTACCTGATTTTAATTGATATTGCGCGCAGTCATAAATACCGGAAACAGCTAATAGCCGCTAAAGAAGAAGCCGAGCACCTGGGTCAGGTGAAACAGCGTTTTCTGGCCAATATGAGTCACGAAATCCGGACGCCTTTGCAGGCAATTATTGGCTTTGCCGAACAGGTGTATCAGCAGCCGCAACCTAAGCGGGAGGCTCTGGAAGCTATTTACCGTTCGGCAGAACACCTGTTGCAAATTGTGAACGAAGTGCTCGATTACAGCCGTATTACTTCGGGGAAATTTACGTTTGAACAACAACCTTTTAACGTGCAACAACTCGTTTCCGGGGTAGTAGAAACAATGCGTTTGCCAGCCGAGCAAAAACAATTAGCGCTAGTTCTGGAAAGCACTATTCCGAGTACCTTATTTGTTTCCGGCGATGCTTTCCGGTTGCGGCAAGTGCTTTATAATTTATTGGGCAATGCCATTAAATTTACCCAACGGGGTCGAGTTACTTTGCAGGTGAGCTGTATGCCTGTCCGGAAGGCTATAGAAATTACTTTTGCTGTCATAGATACGGGTATTGGTATTCCCAATTCAGAGTTGGAACGTATTTTTTACCTTTTTGAGCAGGCCGATGCTTCGGTAGTGCGTACCCACGGCGGTACGGGTTTAGGTTTAAGTATTGCTAAAACGCTGGTAGAAGGTCAGAACGGTAGCATTGAAGTGAGCAGCGAACCCGACGAGGGCTCTTGTTTTGTAGTAAAACTGCCTTTTATGCCGGCTCTTGCTCCCGTGCCGGAACCAGCACTAGTAAGTGCCAGTAATCAATCCATTAAAGCTATTACGGCGGGTAAGCCCAACGGTAAAGTACTGGTAGTAGACGATGATGCCTTTATCCTGCGCCTCTGCGAGACTATCCTGAACAAATACGGAATAATTAATACCTGCACCGCCGATGCGAACGCGGTTCTGCACCAGACCTGGGATTCCGACATTAAATTGGTTTTATTAGATATCCGGATGCCGCAGATAAATGGCTTGGAGTTATGCCGCGAACTGCGGAAAAAGCTGGGGAAAGAAGTAAAAGTGGTGGCTCTAACCGCCCAAGCGTTGCCCGAAGAACGGGAAATTATTTTGGCCGAGGGCTTTGATGGAATCTTAATGAAACCTTTCCGCGAGCACGAATTACTCACCTGGATTCATTCCCAAAATATTACCGGTGCAGCTTCTCCAACTCACTCCTTCTCTGAACCTGATTTATCTATGTTAATTAAGATAACCGATAACGATGAGGAACAATTGCGGATTATTCTGAACCAGTTTATTTTAGATACGCAGCAAGATCTGGAGAAATTAAACCCGTATTTAATAGATTGTTTACCCAAACCAACCAGAGAAATAATTCATCGCTTAACCGGACGAATCGGGCAGGTAGGTGCTAAAGAATTAGCGGCAAGGTTCCGGACATTAGAAGCCGCCTTAAACCAACAACAACCGCTCGAACCCATGCTTCCGGAATTAGAAATTTTGCAAAAAGAAGCAAAAGAGTTGGTAAGAAAAATTCACCTGAAAGTGAAAAGCCTGGAAGAAATTATGGTGAAGTAA